One Natrinema marinum genomic window carries:
- a CDS encoding aldehyde dehydrogenase family protein, producing the protein MSQQVTEQVRGHYIGGEWTDGGGETFESENPATGETLATFERGTEADVDAALEAAEEAFEEWRDLSYIDRAEYLWDIYHELRDRHEELGEIVSKECGKEISEGKADVTEAWHMVEWAAGNARHPHGDVVPSEVAGKDSYMRRKPRGVVGCITPWNFPVAIPFWHMAIALVEGNTVVWKPAEQTPWCGHVIAEMMDDAGVPEGVFNMIQGFGDAGEAITDDERVDTVLFTGSAAVGHEIAGKVGGEPGKLAACEMGGKNGIVVTEKADMDTAVHAAIMSSFKTTGQRCVSSERLIVHEDVYDEFKDRFVDVAEDISVGDPLEEDTFMGPAIEADHVEKIRRHNDLAREEGATVLVDRFELEDQEIPEGHEDGAATAADGERSGSYANGHWVGPFVYEIDYEPDLRCLNEECFGPHVALLEYAGDVEDAVEIHNDTPYGLAGAIISEDYRQLNYFRDHAEVGLAYANLPCIGAEVQLPFGGVKKSGNGYPSAREAIEAVTERTAWTMNNADEIEMAQGLSADIKTSED; encoded by the coding sequence ATGAGCCAGCAAGTCACCGAACAGGTACGCGGTCACTACATCGGCGGCGAGTGGACGGACGGGGGCGGCGAGACGTTCGAGAGCGAGAACCCCGCGACCGGAGAGACGCTGGCGACGTTCGAACGCGGGACGGAGGCGGACGTGGACGCGGCGCTCGAGGCCGCCGAGGAGGCCTTCGAGGAGTGGCGCGACCTGTCGTACATCGACCGCGCGGAGTACCTCTGGGACATCTACCACGAGCTACGGGACCGCCACGAGGAACTCGGCGAGATCGTCTCGAAGGAGTGCGGGAAGGAGATCTCCGAAGGAAAGGCGGACGTGACCGAGGCCTGGCACATGGTCGAGTGGGCGGCGGGCAACGCGCGCCATCCTCACGGCGACGTGGTCCCCTCCGAAGTCGCGGGCAAGGACTCCTATATGCGGCGCAAGCCGCGGGGCGTGGTCGGCTGTATCACGCCGTGGAACTTCCCGGTCGCGATCCCGTTCTGGCACATGGCCATCGCACTGGTCGAGGGCAACACCGTCGTCTGGAAACCCGCCGAGCAGACGCCGTGGTGTGGCCACGTCATCGCCGAGATGATGGACGACGCCGGCGTTCCCGAGGGCGTCTTCAACATGATCCAGGGCTTCGGCGACGCCGGCGAGGCGATCACGGACGACGAACGCGTCGACACCGTACTCTTTACCGGCTCCGCGGCGGTCGGCCACGAGATCGCGGGGAAGGTCGGCGGCGAGCCCGGCAAGCTGGCGGCCTGTGAGATGGGCGGCAAGAACGGGATCGTCGTCACCGAGAAAGCGGACATGGACACCGCGGTCCACGCGGCGATCATGTCGAGCTTCAAGACGACTGGCCAGCGCTGCGTCTCGAGCGAGCGCCTGATCGTCCACGAAGACGTCTACGACGAGTTCAAAGACCGGTTCGTCGACGTCGCCGAGGATATTTCGGTCGGCGATCCGCTCGAGGAAGACACCTTCATGGGCCCGGCGATCGAGGCCGACCACGTCGAGAAGATCCGCCGGCACAACGACCTCGCACGCGAGGAGGGTGCGACCGTGCTCGTCGACCGGTTCGAACTCGAGGACCAGGAGATCCCCGAGGGGCACGAGGACGGGGCGGCTACTGCCGCCGATGGTGAGCGTAGCGGCAGCTACGCGAACGGCCACTGGGTCGGCCCGTTCGTCTACGAGATCGACTACGAGCCCGACCTGCGCTGTCTGAACGAGGAGTGTTTCGGCCCGCACGTCGCGTTGCTCGAGTACGCCGGCGACGTCGAGGACGCGGTCGAAATCCACAACGATACCCCCTACGGGCTGGCGGGGGCGATCATCTCGGAAGACTACCGTCAGCTCAACTACTTCCGGGATCACGCCGAGGTAGGGCTCGCGTACGCGAACCTCCCGTGTATCGGCGCGGAGGTCCAGCTCCCCTTCGGCGGCGTCAAAAAGTCCGGCAACGGCTATCCAAGCGCCCGCGAGGCCATCGAGGCCGTCACCGAGCGCACCGCCTGGACGATGAACAACGCCGACGAGATCGAGATGGCACAGGGCCTCTCGGCGGATATCAAGACCTCCGAAGACTGA
- a CDS encoding pyridoxal phosphate-dependent aminotransferase, giving the protein MTEFADRVEQVSISGIRKVFEAAGDDAINLGLGQPDFPTPAHARRGAIEAIESGQVDAYTSNKGTPQLREAISAKYDRDYGLEVDPADVIATSGGSEALHIALEAHVDPGEEVIFPDPGFVSYDALTRIADGRPKPVPLREDLTLDPATVEDAITEETAAFVVNSPANPTGAVQSEDDMREFARIADEHDVLCLSDEVYEHIVFEGEHHSPLEFAETDNVVVISACSKTYSMTGWRLGWVVASNRRIERMLRVHQYGQACASAPAQFAAEAALTGPQEPVQEMVETFEERRDLVLDGLTDAGLEVPTPQGAFYAMPKVPEGWCDEVIDRGVVVVPGDAFGSNGEGYARLSYATGTEELKEALEIIDDATRAVR; this is encoded by the coding sequence ATGACCGAGTTCGCAGACCGAGTCGAGCAGGTGTCGATCAGCGGCATCCGCAAGGTGTTCGAGGCCGCCGGCGACGACGCGATCAACCTCGGGCTCGGCCAGCCCGACTTCCCGACGCCGGCCCACGCCCGCCGCGGGGCGATCGAGGCCATCGAGTCCGGCCAGGTCGACGCCTACACTTCCAACAAGGGAACGCCGCAGCTTCGGGAGGCGATCTCGGCGAAGTACGACCGCGACTACGGCCTCGAGGTCGACCCCGCCGACGTGATCGCCACCTCGGGCGGCAGCGAGGCCTTACACATCGCGCTCGAGGCCCACGTCGACCCCGGCGAGGAAGTGATCTTCCCGGATCCCGGCTTCGTCTCCTACGACGCGTTGACCCGGATCGCCGACGGGAGGCCCAAACCCGTTCCGCTGCGCGAGGACCTCACCCTCGACCCCGCGACGGTCGAGGACGCCATCACGGAGGAGACGGCGGCGTTCGTCGTCAACAGCCCCGCCAACCCGACGGGCGCGGTTCAAAGCGAGGACGATATGCGCGAGTTCGCCCGCATCGCGGACGAACACGACGTGCTCTGTCTCTCCGACGAGGTGTACGAGCACATCGTCTTCGAGGGCGAACACCACTCGCCGCTCGAGTTCGCCGAGACGGACAACGTGGTCGTCATAAGCGCCTGCTCGAAGACTTATTCGATGACCGGCTGGCGGCTCGGCTGGGTCGTCGCCTCGAATCGCCGGATCGAGCGCATGCTCCGGGTCCACCAGTACGGGCAGGCTTGTGCCTCCGCGCCCGCGCAGTTCGCCGCCGAGGCCGCCCTGACCGGTCCGCAGGAGCCGGTCCAGGAGATGGTCGAGACCTTCGAGGAACGGCGGGATCTCGTACTCGACGGGCTCACGGACGCCGGCCTCGAGGTGCCCACCCCCCAGGGAGCCTTCTACGCGATGCCGAAGGTCCCCGAGGGCTGGTGCGACGAAGTGATCGACCGCGGCGTCGTCGTCGTCCCCGGCGACGCGTTCGGCTCGAACGGCGAGGGCTACGCGCGACTCTCGTACGCAACCGGCACCGAGGAGCTAAAAGAAGCGCTCGAGATCATCGACGACGCGACTCGAGCCGTTCGATAG
- a CDS encoding type 1 glutamine amidotransferase domain-containing protein produces the protein MNESNSQPLEGATVGVFLAPEGTEEIEFTESRDAVADAGATVDVLGSEPGEGRTVNDDLEESESYAVDETFDEVAADDYDALIVPGGTVGADTLRTDEDGVELLEAHLADGKPAGVICHGPWTLLEADAVEGRTLTSYHSLESDLRNAGGEWVDEEVVTDDGLVTSRNPDDLEAFCETIVEEFAARSD, from the coding sequence GTGAACGAATCCAACAGCCAGCCGCTCGAGGGCGCGACGGTCGGCGTCTTCCTCGCACCCGAAGGGACCGAAGAGATCGAGTTCACCGAATCGAGAGACGCCGTCGCCGACGCCGGCGCGACGGTCGACGTGCTCGGTAGCGAGCCGGGCGAGGGCCGGACGGTCAACGACGACCTCGAGGAGAGCGAGTCCTACGCGGTGGACGAAACGTTCGACGAGGTCGCCGCGGACGACTACGACGCGCTGATCGTCCCGGGCGGCACCGTCGGCGCGGACACACTCCGGACCGACGAGGACGGCGTCGAACTGCTCGAAGCGCACCTCGCGGACGGCAAGCCGGCGGGCGTAATCTGTCACGGCCCGTGGACGCTGCTCGAAGCCGACGCCGTCGAGGGACGGACCCTGACCTCGTATCACAGCCTCGAGTCGGACCTCCGAAACGCGGGCGGCGAGTGGGTCGACGAGGAAGTCGTCACCGACGACGGACTGGTGACGAGCCGAAACCCGGACGATCTCGAGGCCTTTTGCGAGACGATCGTCGAGGAGTTCGCGGCACGGAGTGACTGA
- a CDS encoding PAS domain-containing protein has translation MTDSNFPDEPGLILDRLFENLPGLAYWCEPEPPWERMVLKGQVEVLTGYSAAAFTQGDVTYGSLVIDGDRDSLERKIRASVDARRRFTETYRIRTRSGDIKHVMERGTPIVTDGTVQALEGIAVDITERKAYERRLERQNDLFAYTQQMAAVGGWELDPDTGDLRWTDQVNRIHGLPLDASPSIEAAIDFYHPEDRLVIRRAIDAAIREGTSFDHELRIVTQHGEQRWVRAKGVPQLMDGEVVRLRGAVQDITDRREREQSIRDEQAFTKSVFEALPDLLYAFDTDGTFTRWNDHFRRATGYTDEEIAAMEPLEFIAEQDRGRVRADIERVFDTGETTTVDAHLKTKAGELVPYEFTGAPMVNKRGTPAELIGIGRDVSRRMERQRRFEAVFNNTYQFTGLLDTDGTVIEANGAGFSFADSDWQSIIGARLWETIEFSDAADREAVRRGFERAKSGNSYRDELRVQGADGEAVIDFSIRPITDDDGTVVLLVSEGRDITAFKDRERLLQVLHRLLRHNIRNDLAVIRGYVDTLKETVPNGEQAAYADHIDAAARNLLTTSEKAKEMVNLILHSPGETNRLDVGDLVETVSERIRARYPEASIDVSVEAPAAAACTERIGVAIEQLIENGIEHNSASAPHVAVRVVERAEEVRIEIADNGPGISADEWSMVDEEVRDEPSQLRHGNGIGLLLARWTVDELGGTLQCSTEDGMGSVVTIRLPTA, from the coding sequence GTGACCGACAGTAATTTCCCCGATGAACCCGGTCTGATACTGGATCGATTGTTCGAGAACCTTCCCGGCCTGGCCTACTGGTGTGAGCCCGAACCGCCATGGGAGAGGATGGTTCTGAAGGGACAGGTCGAAGTCCTCACCGGCTATTCAGCGGCCGCATTCACGCAGGGCGACGTGACGTATGGCAGCCTCGTCATCGACGGCGATCGGGACTCCCTCGAACGGAAAATCCGAGCGAGTGTCGATGCTCGCCGCCGATTTACCGAAACCTATCGCATCCGAACGCGTTCCGGCGATATCAAGCACGTCATGGAGCGCGGGACGCCGATCGTTACCGACGGAACCGTGCAGGCTCTCGAGGGAATCGCTGTCGACATCACGGAACGGAAGGCGTACGAACGGCGTCTGGAACGACAAAACGATCTCTTCGCGTACACCCAACAGATGGCCGCGGTCGGCGGCTGGGAGCTCGACCCCGATACGGGCGACCTACGATGGACCGATCAGGTCAATCGAATCCACGGTCTTCCCCTCGATGCCTCCCCGTCCATCGAAGCGGCGATCGACTTCTACCATCCCGAGGACCGACTCGTGATACGACGGGCAATTGACGCTGCGATTCGTGAGGGAACGTCTTTCGATCACGAACTCCGAATCGTCACCCAGCACGGCGAGCAGCGATGGGTTCGTGCAAAAGGCGTCCCGCAGCTAATGGACGGAGAGGTCGTCCGACTCCGAGGCGCCGTGCAGGACATCACTGACCGCCGAGAGCGAGAACAGTCGATTCGGGACGAGCAGGCGTTCACGAAGAGCGTCTTCGAAGCCCTGCCGGATTTGCTCTACGCCTTCGACACCGACGGGACGTTCACGCGGTGGAACGACCACTTCCGGCGCGCCACCGGCTACACCGACGAGGAGATCGCCGCGATGGAACCGCTCGAGTTCATCGCCGAACAGGACCGCGGCCGCGTTCGAGCGGACATCGAGAGAGTCTTCGATACGGGAGAGACGACCACGGTCGACGCCCACCTCAAAACGAAGGCCGGTGAGCTCGTTCCGTACGAGTTTACCGGTGCACCGATGGTGAACAAACGCGGGACACCGGCGGAGCTGATCGGTATCGGACGTGACGTGTCGCGCCGCATGGAACGACAGCGTCGGTTCGAGGCGGTGTTCAACAACACCTACCAGTTTACGGGGTTACTGGACACGGACGGGACCGTCATTGAAGCAAACGGCGCGGGGTTTTCGTTCGCTGATTCGGACTGGCAATCGATTATCGGGGCCAGACTCTGGGAGACGATCGAGTTCTCCGATGCTGCGGACCGAGAGGCGGTCCGAAGGGGGTTCGAACGGGCGAAATCGGGGAATTCGTACCGGGACGAACTCAGGGTTCAGGGTGCCGACGGAGAAGCCGTCATTGATTTCTCGATCCGGCCGATAACCGACGACGACGGAACGGTCGTCCTCCTAGTCTCCGAGGGGCGCGACATCACGGCGTTCAAAGACCGAGAGCGTCTCCTGCAGGTGCTCCACCGGCTGCTTCGTCACAATATCCGGAACGACCTCGCCGTAATACGAGGGTACGTCGACACGCTCAAAGAGACGGTCCCGAACGGGGAGCAGGCGGCGTATGCGGACCACATCGACGCCGCCGCCAGGAACCTGCTCACGACCAGCGAGAAGGCAAAGGAGATGGTGAACTTGATTCTCCACAGCCCCGGAGAGACGAACCGACTCGACGTGGGTGACCTCGTCGAAACTGTATCCGAACGGATTCGTGCGCGCTATCCGGAGGCATCGATCGACGTGTCGGTCGAAGCGCCAGCGGCCGCCGCGTGCACCGAGCGGATCGGGGTCGCCATCGAACAGCTGATCGAGAACGGTATCGAACACAATTCCGCGTCCGCTCCACACGTGGCGGTTCGTGTGGTCGAACGGGCCGAAGAGGTACGTATCGAAATCGCTGACAACGGACCGGGGATATCCGCCGACGAGTGGTCGATGGTGGACGAAGAGGTGCGAGACGAGCCGTCTCAGTTGCGCCACGGGAACGGAATCGGATTGTTGCTCGCGCGATGGACCGTCGACGAACTCGGTGGAACGCTCCAGTGTTCGACCGAAGACGGTATGGGGAGTGTCGTTACCATTCGCCTTCCGACCGCATAG
- a CDS encoding NADPH:quinone reductase: MRAVRLHEHGDADVLQVDEIDRPEPDADELLVEIAAAGVNPVDTYFRDGSYTPVDVPFSPGVDFAGVVAEAGDAVEGFDEGDRVFGTGIGNGGFQGSYAEYATVPTDRVVHLPGDADITEAGAAGVAAVTAWRALIDHADLEPAEYCLIHGGSGGVGHAAVQIAAAVSARVITTASEEYHDALSDFGAETVLDYDRDDLADAVLEASNGGVDAVLDHRLDDYLQFDAEVAATGARVVGIGENSPDPGFTNDGAARSKDVAYQFMSMFNTPDLRVPLRGVGHLMNAGGLSIDVARTYDLEEAAAAQRAVMEDSFLGKLVVEP; the protein is encoded by the coding sequence ATGCGCGCTGTACGCCTTCACGAACACGGTGACGCGGACGTACTGCAGGTCGACGAGATCGACCGACCCGAACCCGACGCGGACGAGCTACTGGTCGAGATCGCCGCCGCGGGCGTCAACCCCGTCGACACCTACTTTCGGGACGGCTCGTATACCCCGGTCGACGTCCCCTTCTCCCCCGGCGTCGACTTCGCGGGCGTCGTCGCCGAAGCGGGCGACGCCGTCGAGGGGTTCGACGAGGGCGACCGCGTCTTCGGGACCGGGATCGGCAACGGTGGCTTCCAGGGGTCGTACGCCGAGTACGCGACGGTCCCCACGGACCGCGTCGTCCACCTCCCTGGCGATGCCGACATCACCGAAGCGGGTGCCGCGGGCGTCGCGGCCGTCACGGCCTGGCGCGCGCTGATCGATCACGCCGACCTCGAGCCCGCAGAGTACTGCCTGATCCACGGCGGTTCCGGCGGCGTCGGCCACGCGGCCGTCCAGATCGCGGCCGCCGTCAGCGCGCGGGTGATCACCACCGCGTCCGAGGAGTACCACGACGCGCTGTCCGACTTCGGGGCCGAAACGGTCCTCGATTACGATCGCGACGATCTCGCCGACGCCGTGCTCGAGGCCTCGAACGGCGGCGTCGACGCCGTGTTGGACCACCGGCTGGACGACTACTTGCAGTTCGACGCCGAGGTCGCGGCGACGGGCGCACGCGTCGTCGGCATCGGCGAGAACAGCCCCGATCCGGGCTTTACGAACGACGGCGCGGCTCGATCGAAGGATGTCGCCTACCAGTTCATGAGCATGTTCAACACGCCCGATCTGCGCGTGCCGCTGCGCGGCGTCGGCCACCTCATGAACGCCGGCGGGCTCTCCATCGACGTGGCGCGGACGTACGACCTCGAGGAAGCCGCCGCCGCCCAGCGCGCCGTCATGGAAGACAGCTTCCTCGGGAAACTGGTGGTCGAACCGTAA
- a CDS encoding DUF7344 domain-containing protein, translated as MIPLLGSPDSYTAFDDSDSAIDLLADRRRRELLQYLESVGGSALLAEAAVEIATRETTSVPNAISDHGDVSSRDRRAARISLHHAHVPKLAAAGAVEFESETETVRLTDRGRTLLSRAKAVCDAPR; from the coding sequence ATGATCCCGCTACTCGGGTCGCCCGACAGCTACACCGCGTTCGACGATTCGGACTCGGCAATAGACCTGTTAGCAGACCGTAGACGCCGCGAGCTGCTGCAGTACCTCGAGAGCGTCGGCGGCTCGGCCCTGCTCGCGGAGGCGGCCGTCGAAATCGCGACACGGGAGACGACCTCGGTGCCGAACGCGATCTCGGACCACGGAGACGTGTCGTCGCGGGACCGCCGCGCCGCACGGATCTCGCTGCATCACGCCCACGTGCCGAAACTGGCCGCAGCGGGCGCAGTCGAGTTCGAGTCCGAGACGGAGACGGTCCGGCTCACCGATCGGGGTCGAACACTACTCTCGCGCGCAAAGGCCGTCTGCGACGCGCCCCGGTAG
- a CDS encoding TIGR04024 family LLM class F420-dependent oxidoreductase: protein MNAELDLLLRLGDYDRPQDVGDRAAQAEDLGFDRITVGETTGWNIVPALTLAADRTEELGISTDVISPYGRTPAMLAQTALSLQAAADGRYRFGIGPSSPAITERWHGMEFDRPLRRTREVIEIMRAVFEEGNPAYEGEIFDIPGLGYERGPTENPPPIDLGTLGPKATEMAGRFGDGWAPQMFTADGLRDRLEDLERGAKLADKELSDLRVAPIVRCIASEDREAARARARGSIAFMLGAYGPYYGNSVAEQGYPDIVEEIRAAWDDRDTDAMAAALPDELLDELAPAGTPEEVREWLEEYSEIDGVDAVRIGFVDGMSEEDKLTTMEAVADLA, encoded by the coding sequence ATGAACGCCGAACTGGACCTGCTGCTTCGTCTTGGCGACTACGATCGGCCACAGGATGTCGGCGATCGGGCTGCGCAGGCGGAGGACCTGGGCTTCGACCGGATCACGGTCGGCGAGACGACCGGCTGGAACATCGTGCCGGCGCTGACGCTGGCCGCCGACCGCACCGAGGAACTCGGCATTTCGACCGACGTGATCTCGCCGTACGGACGGACGCCGGCGATGCTCGCTCAGACGGCGCTGTCGCTGCAGGCGGCCGCCGACGGCCGGTACCGATTCGGAATCGGGCCCAGTTCGCCCGCGATCACCGAGCGGTGGCACGGCATGGAGTTCGACCGCCCGCTGCGCCGGACCCGCGAAGTGATCGAGATCATGCGCGCGGTCTTCGAGGAAGGCAACCCCGCCTACGAGGGCGAGATCTTCGATATCCCTGGGCTGGGCTACGAGCGCGGCCCGACCGAGAATCCGCCGCCGATCGACCTCGGAACCCTCGGCCCCAAAGCCACCGAGATGGCCGGTCGCTTCGGCGACGGCTGGGCCCCGCAGATGTTCACCGCCGACGGCCTGCGCGACCGACTCGAGGACCTCGAGCGCGGTGCCAAACTGGCCGACAAGGAGCTCTCGGATCTGCGGGTGGCCCCGATCGTCCGCTGTATCGCGTCCGAGGACCGCGAGGCGGCCCGCGCGCGAGCACGAGGTTCGATCGCGTTCATGCTCGGCGCTTACGGCCCCTACTACGGGAACTCGGTCGCCGAACAGGGCTATCCCGACATCGTCGAGGAGATCCGGGCGGCCTGGGACGACCGCGACACCGACGCGATGGCCGCGGCCCTGCCCGACGAACTGCTCGACGAACTGGCACCCGCGGGCACCCCCGAGGAGGTCCGCGAGTGGCTCGAAGAGTACAGCGAAATCGACGGTGTCGACGCCGTTCGGATCGGCTTCGTCGACGGAATGAGCGAGGAAGACAAGCTGACGACGATGGAAGCGGTCGCCGACCTCGCGTAA
- a CDS encoding FAD-binding oxidoreductase has protein sequence MTHDCSFLEELDLADDQLSFADGRRESHATDYGSERNDEDGVLPDAVVWPETTDDVSAVLSAATDRGVPVTPYAAGTGLEGNAVPAHGGISLDLTRMDDVVDYRPDDFQIDVGPGIIGSAVDEHVAPDGLFFPPLPSSGDISTIGGMIATDASGMQTVRYGEIADWVLGLEAVLADGTVIETGSRAIKTSSGYNLTDLIVGSEGTLAVVTEATLELAGRPEQIRGGRAIFETLDDAAEAVFDAVRTDVAVARIELVDGLSATMANDYLGSDLPDAPMVFLEFHANHGVEEEIDLCRAIFEDHGVVRFEMSDDDAEMDALWKARRELAYAVSTYDPDLQPLHPGDVTVPISSYPEVVREAKRLADEHDLLVPCFGHAGDGNLHYSVMVDPSDPDQLERGERLYREIVELAIDRGGTATGEHGIGEGKQKYLEPEHGAGAVEAMRTIKRALDPTDTLNPGKIFPETADGGRVHGSER, from the coding sequence ATGACACACGACTGCTCGTTCCTCGAGGAACTCGACCTCGCGGACGACCAGCTCTCCTTCGCGGACGGCCGCCGAGAATCGCACGCGACCGACTACGGCTCGGAACGGAACGACGAGGACGGCGTGCTGCCCGATGCGGTCGTCTGGCCCGAGACCACCGACGACGTCTCGGCGGTGCTTTCCGCGGCGACCGACCGCGGCGTCCCCGTGACGCCGTATGCCGCGGGGACGGGCCTCGAGGGCAACGCCGTCCCGGCCCACGGCGGAATCAGTCTCGACCTCACGCGCATGGACGACGTGGTCGACTACCGACCCGACGACTTCCAGATCGACGTGGGGCCGGGGATCATCGGCTCGGCCGTCGACGAGCACGTCGCGCCGGACGGCCTCTTCTTCCCGCCGCTGCCGTCGTCGGGCGACATCTCGACGATCGGCGGGATGATCGCGACCGACGCGAGCGGGATGCAGACGGTCCGCTACGGCGAAATCGCCGACTGGGTGCTCGGCCTCGAGGCGGTGCTCGCCGACGGCACCGTCATCGAGACGGGCTCGCGGGCGATCAAGACCTCGAGCGGCTACAACCTGACCGACCTCATCGTAGGCAGCGAGGGGACGCTGGCCGTCGTCACCGAGGCCACGCTGGAACTCGCGGGCCGCCCTGAACAGATCCGCGGCGGCCGGGCGATCTTCGAGACGTTAGACGACGCGGCCGAAGCCGTCTTCGACGCAGTCCGGACGGACGTCGCCGTGGCACGAATCGAACTCGTCGACGGCCTGAGCGCGACGATGGCAAACGACTATCTAGGCAGCGACCTGCCGGACGCACCGATGGTCTTCCTCGAGTTCCACGCGAACCACGGCGTCGAGGAGGAGATAGACCTCTGTCGGGCGATCTTCGAGGACCACGGCGTCGTCCGCTTCGAGATGAGCGACGACGACGCCGAGATGGACGCGCTCTGGAAGGCTCGACGGGAACTGGCCTACGCCGTCTCGACGTACGACCCCGACCTCCAGCCGCTCCACCCCGGCGACGTGACGGTGCCGATCAGTTCCTACCCCGAAGTCGTCCGCGAGGCGAAGCGACTGGCCGACGAACACGACCTCCTCGTCCCTTGTTTCGGCCACGCCGGCGACGGCAACCTCCATTACAGCGTCATGGTCGATCCGAGCGATCCCGACCAACTCGAGCGCGGCGAGCGCCTCTATCGGGAGATCGTCGAACTGGCGATCGACCGGGGCGGCACCGCCACCGGCGAGCACGGCATCGGCGAGGGGAAACAGAAGTACCTCGAGCCCGAGCACGGGGCCGGCGCGGTCGAGGCGATGCGGACGATCAAGCGGGCGCTTGACCCGACCGATACTCTCAACCCGGGGAAGATCTTCCCCGAGACGGCCGACGGCGGGCGAGTGCACGGTTCGGAGCGCTAA
- a CDS encoding TrkH family potassium uptake protein — MQSRIYVDVRASCSLLGTVLKYLSLTLLFPTVVALYYRESPIPFLATLVVAVVVGAGLERLEAEPELEHREAFLLVSLTWLVLPLVGMLPYLLAGTGTIADPVNAFFESMSGFTTTGATVMGNISVETHSRSIMMWRQLTQWLGGMGILVLMVAILSELSVGGTQIIREESPGLQVEKLTPRIRETARALWLIYAWFTLAAVVVYYGLHLAGLAPEMTFYNAVAHALTSLPTGGFSPEGRSVEAFSPIVQWAVMVFMIVAGTNFALYWYAWRGGPKRLTENAEFRAYLLAMGAVGALLSALLFLGAGLATDPEAVAPIPGSLERSLRHGLFQSLAIVTTTGYASMDFNTWSDSTQVILIFAMFLGGSAGSAAGSIKIVRWYVIRKSMGRELFRLVHPQAVRPIRMGGTGDVIDEDTTHGIFVFVAIFLTLFVVSTVLLLVDAHRTPGLSLSAIEAASAVIATLGNVGPGVGVVGPMNSYEPFSNAAKLYMVFLMWIGRLEILSVLVILTPAYWRS; from the coding sequence ATGCAAAGCAGGATTTACGTCGACGTTCGAGCCAGTTGTAGCCTCCTCGGTACGGTGCTGAAGTATCTCTCGTTGACGCTACTGTTTCCGACGGTGGTCGCGCTGTACTACCGGGAGAGCCCGATTCCGTTCCTCGCCACCCTGGTCGTCGCCGTCGTGGTCGGCGCGGGTCTCGAGCGCCTCGAGGCCGAGCCCGAACTCGAACACCGCGAGGCATTTCTGCTCGTTTCGCTGACGTGGCTCGTCCTCCCGCTGGTTGGGATGCTCCCCTATCTCCTCGCCGGGACCGGGACGATCGCGGATCCAGTCAACGCCTTCTTCGAGAGCATGAGCGGCTTTACGACGACCGGCGCGACGGTCATGGGCAATATCTCCGTCGAGACCCACTCGCGGTCGATCATGATGTGGCGACAGCTCACCCAGTGGCTGGGCGGGATGGGCATTCTCGTCCTGATGGTCGCGATCCTCTCGGAGCTCTCCGTCGGCGGAACGCAGATCATTCGGGAGGAATCGCCCGGCCTGCAGGTCGAGAAGTTGACGCCGCGGATCCGGGAGACGGCTCGCGCGCTCTGGTTGATCTATGCCTGGTTTACGCTCGCCGCTGTGGTCGTCTACTACGGCCTTCACCTCGCCGGTCTAGCTCCGGAGATGACGTTCTACAACGCCGTCGCCCACGCGCTCACGTCGCTGCCGACCGGCGGCTTCTCCCCGGAGGGGCGCAGCGTCGAGGCCTTCAGCCCGATCGTCCAGTGGGCGGTCATGGTCTTCATGATCGTCGCCGGGACGAACTTCGCGCTCTACTGGTACGCCTGGCGCGGCGGCCCGAAGCGACTGACCGAGAACGCCGAGTTCCGGGCGTACCTCCTCGCGATGGGCGCCGTCGGCGCGCTGCTCTCGGCCCTGCTGTTCCTCGGAGCCGGCCTCGCGACCGACCCCGAGGCCGTCGCACCGATTCCGGGCAGCCTCGAGCGCTCGCTGCGTCACGGGCTCTTCCAGTCGCTCGCGATCGTGACGACGACCGGGTACGCGAGTATGGACTTCAACACGTGGAGTGATTCGACCCAGGTGATCCTGATTTTCGCGATGTTCCTAGGCGGCTCGGCGGGGTCGGCGGCCGGCTCGATCAAGATCGTTCGCTGGTACGTCATCCGGAAGTCGATGGGGCGCGAACTCTTTCGGCTCGTCCACCCCCAGGCGGTGCGCCCGATCCGTATGGGCGGGACCGGTGACGTCATCGACGAGGACACGACGCACGGGATCTTCGTCTTCGTGGCGATCTTCCTGACGCTGTTCGTCGTCTCGACCGTGCTCCTCCTCGTCGACGCCCATCGCACGCCGGGGCTCTCGCTGTCGGCGATCGAGGCGGCGAGCGCGGTGATCGCGACGCTTGGCAACGTCGGTCCGGGCGTCGGCGTCGTCGGCCCGATGAACAGCTACGAGCCCTTTTCGAACGCCGCGAAGCTCTACATGGTCTTCCTGATGTGGATCGGCCGGCTCGAGATCCTCTCCGTGCTGGTCATCCTGACGCCGGCGTACTGGCGGTCGTAG